In a genomic window of Carassius carassius chromosome 43, fCarCar2.1, whole genome shotgun sequence:
- the LOC132124600 gene encoding caveolin-1-like, producing the protein MTSGYKDGAPEEDYAHSPFIRKQGNIYKPKNKEMDNDSINEKTLQDVHTKEIDLVNRDPKHLNDDVVKVDFEDVIAEPPGTYSFDGVWKASFTTFTVTKYWCYRLLTALVGIPLALVWGIFFAILSFIHIWAVVPCVKSYLIEIHCVSRVYSICVHTFCDPLFEAMGKCFSSIRVTSTKVV; encoded by the exons ATGACTAGCGGATACAAGGACGGGGCACCTGAAGAG GACTACGCTCACTCACCGTTCATCAGGAAACAGGGAAACATATACAAacctaaaaataaagaaatggatAACGACAGCATCAACGAAAAGACACTTCAGGATGTCCACACCAAGGAGATTGACCTGGTCAACCGTGACCCTAAGCATTTAAATGACGATGTGGTGAAG GTGGACTTTGAGGATGTGATCGCCGAGCCTCCCGGCACCTACAGCTTTGACGGCGTGTGGAAAGCGAGCTTCACCACCTTCACAGTAACCAAATACTGGTGCTACAGGCTGCTGACGGCCCTGGTGGGCATCCCGCTCGCCCTGGTGTGGGGCATCTTCTTCGCCATCCTCTCCTTCATCCACATCTGGGCGGTGGTGCCTTGCGTGAAGAGCTACCTAATCGAGATCCACTGTGTCAGTCGAGTCTACTCCATCTGTGTGCACACCTTCTGCGACCCGCTCTTCGAGGCCATGGGAAAGTGCTTCAGCAGCATCCGGGTCACCTCCACCAAGGTGGTGTAG
- the LOC132124911 gene encoding caveolin-2-like, whose product MGLEKEKMEINVIMDEDEFNRSIEPILGKKPSVPDRDPEDINAHLKVGFEDIIAEPISTHSFDKVWIGSHAVFELVKFIFYRILTTFLAIPMAFIAGIVFGILSCIHIWVVMPVIQGCMMTLPSIHVIWTSLMDKFIGPFFFSIGRCLSSINVKTVQN is encoded by the exons atgggacttgaaaaagaaaaaatggaaataaatgtaattatggaTGAGGATGAATTCAATAGATCGATTGAACCTATACTGGGAAAAAAGCCGAGCGTCCCGGACAGAGATCCTGAAGATATTAACGCGCACCTAAAG GTTGGTTTTGAAGACATCATTGCTGAACCCATCTCCACGCACAGCTTTGACAAAGTGTGGATCGGCAGTCATGCTGTGTTTGAGCTGGTGAAATTCATCTTCTACCGGATCCTCACCACGTTTCTGGCCATTCCCATGGCATTCATTGCAGGGATTGTTTTCGGGATCCTCAGCTGTATACATATTTG GGTGGTGATGCCAGTGATCCAGGGCTGTATGATGACACTGCCCTCCATCCACGTGATCTGGACCAGCCTGATGGACAAGTTTATAGGGCCATTCTTCTTCAGCATTGGACGGTGCTTGTCGTCCATTAATGTCAAGACTGTGCAAAACTGA